A window of the Dictyostelium discoideum AX4 chromosome 4 chromosome, whole genome shotgun sequence genome harbors these coding sequences:
- the ubcB gene encoding ubiquitin-conjugating enzyme E2, with translation MAAHKRLQKEITDMLKTPPSWCSAHLVDDNLQKWKATVQGPEGSPFEKGVFSMDIDIPADYPFKPPTLKFTTKIYHPNIKTSDGAICAEVFSTWSPQLKILDVLTTIRSILTDPNPDNPLETEIAQQFKTDRNAFNKTAKEWTKKYAK, from the exons ATGGCAGCTCACAAACGTTTACAAAAA gAAATCACCGATATGCTCAAAACTCCACCATCATGGTGTTCAGCTCATCTTGTAGAtgataatttacaaaaatgGAAAGCAACTGTTCAAGGACCA gAAGGATCTCCATTCGAAAAAGGTGTATTTAGTATGGATATTGATATTCCAGCTGATTATCCATTCAAACCACCAACATTAAAATTTACAACTAAAATCTATCatccaaatattaaaacatctGATGGAGCAATTTGTGCAGAAGTATTCTCAACATGGAGTCCTCAATTAAAGATTCTTGATGTTCTTACAACAATTCGTTCAATTCTTACTGATCCAAACCCAGATAATCCTTTGGAAACTGAAATCGCTCAACAATTCAAAACTGATAGAAATGCATTCAATAAAACCGCCAAAGAATGGACTAAAAAATATGCCAAGTAA
- a CDS encoding EGF-like domain-containing protein, translated as MKRDNNKYIIYLLFFQFILINLLNGQSIEVKDVSDPSFLTYNKYPIDSNKNTCNFDFFIRSVISNGTGGLFTISSDSSLSITSLKVFNDQITQIDKILVSDVPNGQNSISLTSNLGLINASTIINFNCELYDMNSIKIKYIPNILADLDPTAYSGYVILSGLKYKSNNLIISTNGYSVLVNSDSNKATYIILRPLNITIFNQDVTCSIYFIDYQFNFTVPSSYLYYSSNSDNQVMYYPDSPMFQKFSYFASNVISITANYTGINPLIFLYRASGGILTLPFYQNDNGTVYFGALQNFGTNERIAVVSQYGSSLVEINSTILSSIPISSETYFPSGTIYILKTTLGTFNNMTYFTVYFNSSIYFDIIDYSFSIDNIQSVLPWPFGFESGTNYKYSFKVAFLLSLMSSSWNTFVITPYNGMTSLNPLNLPPDLVSLNDATPTMKHYEMIILDSNCYLIRIAPSDDFVNGIITINNKPYGYGSLVEGDGINGPSMYEFVYENTNSGVGTIEIRGSSGKSSPYYTSQPSYYSSIPPKFVYDATAFNIYNIYLIQNVSFLYNNLNTTNKSIDNIMYFNFTDVTETNVELEVVFLNNFKLLNGRISKQCFAKWNSTIKLFQVEFRVPANVKTGYFNYNIKLGSIYTNFYSQLLPASNQLYVTSSRFDQYGPIFKTIDKSISQNPNQIKWSVTIQDEINGFDYGHVIVRGDMDGSRYTINLSNNTIISGNEFLGQHDIIVTIPDICATQSYSIIEIELFDKQGYSCEFYMTKSFDAPSNPFINYFGDPTINKITIYCDDYQDQTPPVLLSFQSSRVVSSQDNSQTLLFEFQVTDPESGLKSDQLPIVYATSKQLEGIFNTSEIKTIVNNNTIDYKCQIDLPYGFGYQSDILFSVYGLINNGGYFGGYSSERLMSISPNSYYMSNIPLIKKLLISKVSIITSSGGKLLIIGKHFQTDYKVHIKYLDGNLVFPQVSTPTISYSTSIIINDIKPTTNPFIIKVVSLNNLNQSNEFTVYPVVYNFIDPSPKPPIKPRIPCAGTPECGGSKNGYCKENYGCICYSPWVGIDCTSQVIIVPQPSTNTSNPSTEIPVIGGGGGNNNNETNTETILFKSLISLVSLRELDFQSNIVNTYTFEKWVYNQIDSNTNQYVTNITIPKSNTTTTITATLQWFKEKSIIKFANQQLVMNPSSIKYTIDISNYDFSSKLNQLQLIMSASISASKSDDICSSKEFGVTSDSDDDISNYIKLQVDTVSLYGRFIKRAIVDSTVQTISNILLDSSMNLITNAASSQTYIGIQLPYYSDSIIIDPDFSILIDSKSASNNNNSICSNINSKSGLSTVQLVGIIIGSVGFAAVIIISIAFCIHKNRTDAKFRLFVRNKTIHMDKKK; from the exons atgaagagagataataataaatatattatttatttattattttttcaatttatattaattaatttattaaatggtcAATCAATTGAAGTAAAAGATGTATCAGATCCATCATTTTTGACATACAATAAATATCCAAtagattcaaataaaaatacttgtaattttgatttctttattcGTTCTGTGATATCTAATGGTACTGGTGGCctttttacaatttcaaGTGACAGTTCATTATCCATAACAAGTTTAAAGGTTTTTAATGATCAAATAActcaaattgataaaattttagtCTCAGATGTACCAAATGgtcaaaattcaatttctttaactTCAAATTTAGGTTTAATTAATGCgtcaacaattattaattttaattgcgAAT taTATGATATgaattcaataaaaataaagtataTTCCAAATATATTAGCAGATCTTGATCCTACAGCATATAGTGGATATGTTATATTAAGCGGTTTAAagtataaatcaaataatttaattatatcaaCAAATGGTTATTCAGTTTTAGTTAATTCAGATTCAAATAAAGCAACATATATTATCTTAAGACCCTTAAATATCACAATTTTCAATCAAGATGTTACCtgttcaatttattttattgattaccaatttaattttacagtGCCATCATCTTATCTTTatt attcaAGTAATTCAGATAATCAGGTTATGTATTACCCAGACAGTCCTatgtttcaaaaattttcatACTTTGCTTCAAATGTTATTTCAATAACTGCAAATTATACAGGTATTAATCCTCTAATTTTCTTATATCGAGCAAGTGGAGGTATTTTAACGTTACCTTTCTATCAAAATGATAATGGAACTGTGTATTTTGGAGCATTACAAAATTTTGGTACAAATGAGAGAATTGCAGTAGTTTCACAATATGGCTCCTCATTAGTTGAAATTAACTCTACAATATTATCATCTATTC caATATCAAGTGAAACTTATTTTCCAAGTGGAACGATATACATTCTTAAAACTACATTGGgtacatttaataatatgacATATTTTACAGTATATTTTAACTCATCCATTTATTTCGATATTATTGATTATAGTTTTTCAATCGATAATATACAATCAGTTTTACCATGGCCATTTGGATTTGAGAGTGGTACAAACtataaatattcatttaaGGTAGCATTCTTATTAAGTTTAATGAGTAGTTCTTGGAATACATTTGTTATAACTCCATATAATGGTATGACAAGTTTAAACCCTCTTAATCTACCTCCAGATCTTGTATCTTTAAATGATGCGACACCAACAATGAAACATTATGAAATGATTATTTTAGATTCaaattgttatttaattAGAATTGCACCTAGTGATGATTTTGTAAATGggattattacaattaataataaaccataTGGATATGGATCATTAGTTGAAGGTGATGGTATTAATGGTCCATCAATGTATGAATTTGTTTACGAAAATACAAATTCAGGTGTAGGTACAATTGAAATTCGTGGTTCAAGTGGAAAAAGTTCACCATATTATACAAGTCAACCAAGTTACTATTCTTCAATTCCCCCAAAATTTGTTTATGATGCAACTgcatttaatatatataatatataccTCATTCAAAAtgtatcatttttatataataatcttAACACCACAAacaaatcaattgataatataatgTACTTTAATTTTACAGATGTTACAGAAACTAATGTTGAGCTAGaggttgtttttttaaacaattttaaattattaaatggaaGAATATCTAAACAATGTTTTGCAAAATggaattcaacaattaaattgtttCAAGTTGAATTTAGAGTACCTGCAAATGTTAAAACTGGTTactttaattataatattaaactaGGAAGTATTTATACAAACTTTTATAGTCAATTACTTCCAGCATCGAATCAATTATATGTAACTTCATcaa gatttGATCAATATGgaccaatttttaaaacaatagaTAAAAGTATATCACAAAAtccaaatcaaattaaatggTCAGTTACAATTCAAGATGAAATTAATGGATTTGATTATGGTCATGTTATTGTAAGAGGTGATATGGATGGCTCAAGATATactattaatttatcaaataatacaattattagtggtaatgaatttttaGGACAGCATGATATCATTGTAACAATTCCAGATATTTGTGCAACTCAATCatattcaattattgaaattgaattgttTGATAAACAAGGTTATTCATGTGAATTTTATATGACTAAAAGTTTTGATGCACCTTCGAATCctttcattaattattttggTGACCCAACTATTAATAAGATAACAATTTATTGTGATGATTATCAAGATCAAACACCACcagtattattatcattcCAATCTTCAAGAGTAGTCTCATCTCAAGATAATAGTCAAACTTTATTATTCGAGTTTCAAGTAACTGATCCAGAAAGTGGATTGAAATCTGATCAATTACCAATAGTTTATGCTACTTCGAAACAACTTGAAGGTATTTTTAATACTTcagaaattaaaactattgttaataataatacaattgattATAAATGCCAAATTGATCTTCCTTATGGATTCGGGTACCAATCTGATATACTATTTAGTGTTTatggtttaattaataatggtggttaTTTTGGTGGTTACTCAAGTGAGAGATTAATGAGTATTTCACCAAACTCTTATTATATGTCAAATAttccattaattaaaaagttattaatttcaaaagtttcaattattacatcaagtggtggtaaattattaattattggtaAACATTTTCAAACTGATTATAAAGttcatataaaatatttagatGGTAATTTAGTATTTCCACAAGTTTCAACACCAACTATATCATATTCaacatcaataataattaatgatattaaaccAACTACAAACCCATTCATTATCAAAGTCGTaagtttaaataatcttaATCAATCAAATGAATTTACAGTTTATCCAGtagtttataattttattgatcCATCACCAAAACCACCAATAAAACCAAGAATTCCATGTGCTGGTACACCAGAATGTGGTGGTTCAAAAAATGGATATTGTAAAGAAAACTATGGTTGTATTTGTTATTCACCATGGGTTGGAATTGATTGTACATCTCAAGTCATCATTGTACCACAACCAAGTACAAATACATCAAATCCATCAACTGAAATTCCAgtaattggtggtggtggtggtaataataataatgaaacaaACACTgaaacaatattatttaaatcattaatttcattagtTTCATTAAGAGAATTAGATTTTCAATCAAATATAGTTAATACATATACATTTGAAAAATGGGTTTATAATCAAATTGATAGTAATACAAATCAGTATGTTACAAATATCACCataccaaaatcaaatacaacaactacaatcACAGCAACATTACAATGGTTTAAAgagaaatcaattattaaatttgcaAATCAACAATTGGTAATGAATCCATCAAGTATAAAATATACAATCgatatttcaaattatgATTTCTCAagtaaattaaatcaattacaattaattatGTCTGCATCAATATCAGCTTCTAAAAGTGATGATATTTGTTCAAGTAAAGAGTTTGGTGTAACGagtgatagtgatgatgatatttcaaattatattaaactTCAAGTTGATACTGTTTCATTATATGGTAGATTCATTAAGAGGGCAATCGTAGATTCAACAGTtcaaacaatttcaaatattttattagattcatcaatgaatttaattacaAATGCTGCATCTTCTCAAACTTATATTGGTATTCAATTACCATATTATAgtgattcaattattattgatccag atTTTTCTATATTAATCGATAGTAAATCAGCatcaaataacaataactcTATTTGTTCAAATATCAATAGTAAATCTGGTTTGTCAACTGTTCAACttgttggtattattattggttcaGTTGGTTTTGCTGCtgttataattatttcaattgcTTTTTGTATACATAAGAACAGGACTGATGCTAAATTTAGGTTATTTGTAAGAAATAAAACTATTCAtatggataaaaaaaaataa